Proteins encoded within one genomic window of Brienomyrus brachyistius isolate T26 chromosome 22, BBRACH_0.4, whole genome shotgun sequence:
- the qtrt1 gene encoding queuine tRNA-ribosyltransferase catalytic subunit 1 isoform X1 gives MAASTVHDAEMNVASFTLSAKRAVSAVPPLALKVVAECPVSKARACDLALPHCTVNTPVFMPVGTQGTLKGITVDQLEDLGCQIFLGNTYHLGMRPGPELIEKANGLHGFMNWKGNLLTDSGGFQMVSLVELSEVTEEGVKFKSPYDGQEILLTPEQSIAIQNSLGSDIIMQLDDVVSSTITGPRVEEAMWRSIRWLDRCIAANKNPHRQNLFAIIQGGLNADLRKACLEEMTKRDVPGFAIGGLSGGEEKDDFWKMVTLSTDHLPRHKPRYLMGVGYAVDLVVCVALGCDMFDCVFPTRTARFGSALVPWGSLQLKQKQYAKDFQPIDPDCSCATCRRHSRAYLHALLKCDTAALHHITIHNVAYQLSLMSAVRESIVGGRFPQFVRTFMKRMFPSPEQYPSWAVEALSSVNITLDCVSKDERN, from the exons ATGGCCGCCTCCACAGTCCATGATGCCGAAATGAATGTCGCAAGCTTTACCTTGTCTGCTAAACGAGCTGTATCAGCTGTCCCGCCTCTAGCACTGAAGGTAGTGGCGGAGTGTCCGGTGAGCAAAGCACGGGCATGTGATCTCGCCCTTCCTCACTGCACGGTCAACACGCCAGTGTTTATGCCCGTGGGGACGCAGGGAACTCTAAAGGGAATAACGGTGGACCAGCTTGAAGATCTCGGATGTCAGATATTTTTGGGGAACACTTATCACCTGGGGATGAGACCG GGGCCAGAGCTCATTGAAAAAGCAAACGGGCTGCACGGCTTCATGAACTGGAAAGGAAATCTGCTTACG gacagtggggggtTCCAGATGGTGTCCCTGGTTGAGCTATCAGAGGTGACAGAGGAAGGTGTTAAGTTTAAGTCACCTTATGATGGCCAGGAGATTCTGCTCACACCAGAGCAATCCATAGCCATCCAAAACAGCCTAG GCTCAGACATCATCATGCAGCTGGATGACGTGGTGAGCAGCACCATCACTGGGCCGCGGGTGGAGGAGGCCATGTGGCGCTCCATCCGCTGGCTGGACCGCTGCATTGCTGCCAACAAGAATCCACACCGGCAGAACCTGTTCGCCATCATCCAGGGCGGGCTGAATGCTGACCTGCGCAAAGCCTGTCTGGAGG AGATGACTAAGCGGGATGTTCCTGGGTTCGCCATCGGTGGGCTGAGCGGAGGAGAGGAGAAAGATGACTTCTGGAAGATGGTGACCCTGAGTACTGACCACCTTCCCCGGCACAAACCCCGCTACCTCATGGGAGTCGG CTACGCAGTGGATCTGGTCGTCTGTGTGGCTTTAGGGTGCGACATGTTTGACTGCGTCTTCCCCACCCGCACAGCG AGGTTCGGCTCAGCCTTGGTCCCCTGGGGATCACTGCAGCTCAAACAAAAACAGTATGCGAAGGACTTCCAGCCCATAGACCCTGACTGCTCTTGcgccacctgtaggag GCACAGCCGGGCATATCTCCACGCCCTTTTGAAGTGCGACACTGCGGCTCTACACCATATCACCATCCACAACGTGGCCTATCAG ctgtcACTCATGAGTGCCGTGCGGGAGAGCATCGTGGGAGGACGGTTCCCCCAGTTTGTACGGACGTTCATGAAGCGCATGTTTCCCTCGCCGGAGCAGTACCCCAGCTGGGCTGTGGAGGCGCTGTCCTCAGTCAACATCACCCTGGACTGCGTGAGCAAGGATGAGAGAAACTGA
- the qtrt1 gene encoding queuine tRNA-ribosyltransferase catalytic subunit 1 isoform X2 codes for MPVGTQGTLKGITVDQLEDLGCQIFLGNTYHLGMRPGPELIEKANGLHGFMNWKGNLLTDSGGFQMVSLVELSEVTEEGVKFKSPYDGQEILLTPEQSIAIQNSLGSDIIMQLDDVVSSTITGPRVEEAMWRSIRWLDRCIAANKNPHRQNLFAIIQGGLNADLRKACLEEMTKRDVPGFAIGGLSGGEEKDDFWKMVTLSTDHLPRHKPRYLMGVGYAVDLVVCVALGCDMFDCVFPTRTARFGSALVPWGSLQLKQKQYAKDFQPIDPDCSCATCRRHSRAYLHALLKCDTAALHHITIHNVAYQLSLMSAVRESIVGGRFPQFVRTFMKRMFPSPEQYPSWAVEALSSVNITLDCVSKDERN; via the exons ATGCCCGTGGGGACGCAGGGAACTCTAAAGGGAATAACGGTGGACCAGCTTGAAGATCTCGGATGTCAGATATTTTTGGGGAACACTTATCACCTGGGGATGAGACCG GGGCCAGAGCTCATTGAAAAAGCAAACGGGCTGCACGGCTTCATGAACTGGAAAGGAAATCTGCTTACG gacagtggggggtTCCAGATGGTGTCCCTGGTTGAGCTATCAGAGGTGACAGAGGAAGGTGTTAAGTTTAAGTCACCTTATGATGGCCAGGAGATTCTGCTCACACCAGAGCAATCCATAGCCATCCAAAACAGCCTAG GCTCAGACATCATCATGCAGCTGGATGACGTGGTGAGCAGCACCATCACTGGGCCGCGGGTGGAGGAGGCCATGTGGCGCTCCATCCGCTGGCTGGACCGCTGCATTGCTGCCAACAAGAATCCACACCGGCAGAACCTGTTCGCCATCATCCAGGGCGGGCTGAATGCTGACCTGCGCAAAGCCTGTCTGGAGG AGATGACTAAGCGGGATGTTCCTGGGTTCGCCATCGGTGGGCTGAGCGGAGGAGAGGAGAAAGATGACTTCTGGAAGATGGTGACCCTGAGTACTGACCACCTTCCCCGGCACAAACCCCGCTACCTCATGGGAGTCGG CTACGCAGTGGATCTGGTCGTCTGTGTGGCTTTAGGGTGCGACATGTTTGACTGCGTCTTCCCCACCCGCACAGCG AGGTTCGGCTCAGCCTTGGTCCCCTGGGGATCACTGCAGCTCAAACAAAAACAGTATGCGAAGGACTTCCAGCCCATAGACCCTGACTGCTCTTGcgccacctgtaggag GCACAGCCGGGCATATCTCCACGCCCTTTTGAAGTGCGACACTGCGGCTCTACACCATATCACCATCCACAACGTGGCCTATCAG ctgtcACTCATGAGTGCCGTGCGGGAGAGCATCGTGGGAGGACGGTTCCCCCAGTTTGTACGGACGTTCATGAAGCGCATGTTTCCCTCGCCGGAGCAGTACCCCAGCTGGGCTGTGGAGGCGCTGTCCTCAGTCAACATCACCCTGGACTGCGTGAGCAAGGATGAGAGAAACTGA